Proteins encoded by one window of Candidatus Brocadia sp.:
- a CDS encoding L-seryl-tRNA(Sec) selenium transferase, whose amino-acid sequence MQKDILRSIPSVNELLGSPEMSKLTVIYPRQLVVDAIRAVLEDIRQSLTDKKGISQFDITQKSPPYEGGEIGVVKSRVEAQAVDLSPQGLYYLVQQSLQQKFCGIEHAINATGIILHTGLGRAPLADEAAKQIQNILKSFCTLEIEKLSGRRGIRYHHIEQLVSMITGAEAALVVNNNAAAVLLALDTLARGKEVIISRSQLVEIGGSFRMPDVMSKGGAILVEVGTTNKTYLDDYRNAITEHTGLILKVHQSNFKIVGFTETVDLKDLVSLGQTHSIPVMYDLGSGALIDLGKFGLPHEPTVQESIKTGVDIVTVSTDKIMGGPQGGIIAGKKKWVDLLKKNPLTRALRVGKLTIAALEATLRLYLDEGLAIQKIPVLQMILTPLEAIEERCKRLINTMTPEAKACMHITIIDGFSEMGGGSLPGEGIPTKLISLHSEKINADELAARLRGNTPPIFARIEQDRVLLDMRTVYDDAVDTIAVALGKIFS is encoded by the coding sequence ATGCAAAAAGACATCCTTAGATCAATCCCATCGGTTAACGAACTCCTTGGGTCACCGGAGATGTCAAAATTAACTGTTATTTATCCAAGGCAACTGGTGGTTGATGCAATTCGTGCAGTTTTGGAAGACATTCGGCAATCCCTGACTGATAAAAAAGGCATATCTCAATTCGACATCACTCAAAAATCCCCCCCTTACGAAGGGGGGGAAATAGGGGTGGTAAAAAGCCGTGTGGAAGCACAAGCCGTTGATCTGTCTCCACAAGGGCTTTACTACCTCGTTCAACAATCCCTCCAGCAAAAATTCTGCGGCATCGAGCATGCTATCAATGCAACGGGTATCATACTTCACACAGGACTTGGCAGGGCGCCCCTCGCAGATGAGGCGGCAAAACAGATACAAAACATTTTGAAAAGTTTTTGTACGCTGGAAATTGAAAAACTCAGCGGTAGAAGGGGGATTCGGTATCATCATATTGAGCAACTCGTTTCTATGATTACAGGGGCAGAGGCGGCACTGGTTGTCAACAACAATGCTGCTGCCGTTTTGCTTGCCTTAGATACACTGGCCAGGGGTAAGGAGGTCATCATTTCACGTTCACAGCTTGTGGAGATTGGCGGGTCATTCCGCATGCCCGACGTGATGTCGAAAGGTGGTGCAATATTGGTCGAGGTGGGGACAACCAATAAGACGTACCTTGACGACTATCGCAATGCCATTACGGAGCATACGGGGCTTATTCTCAAGGTGCATCAAAGCAACTTCAAAATCGTAGGTTTTACTGAAACGGTCGATTTGAAAGACCTTGTTTCGCTAGGCCAAACCCACAGTATTCCTGTCATGTACGATCTGGGAAGCGGCGCATTGATTGATCTGGGAAAATTTGGATTACCCCACGAGCCGACCGTGCAGGAAAGTATAAAGACGGGGGTAGATATCGTTACCGTCAGTACCGATAAGATCATGGGTGGTCCGCAGGGTGGCATTATTGCCGGGAAAAAGAAATGGGTTGATCTGTTGAAAAAGAATCCATTAACTCGTGCCCTCCGTGTGGGGAAATTAACCATCGCTGCGCTGGAGGCAACGTTACGTTTGTATCTGGACGAAGGCCTTGCCATACAAAAAATCCCGGTGCTTCAGATGATTTTAACCCCGCTTGAGGCAATAGAAGAAAGGTGTAAAAGATTGATAAATACTATGACTCCTGAAGCAAAGGCTTGCATGCATATTACCATTATCGACGGCTTTTCGGAAATGGGTGGCGGGTCATTACCGGGTGAAGGGATTCCAACAAAGCTCATTTCTCTCCATTCGGAAAAAATAAATGCCGACGAATTAGCCGCACGACTGCGGGGTAATACCCCCCCGATCTTTGCCAGAATAGAGCAAGACCGAGTGCTTCTGGATATGCGTACGGTATATGATGATGCGGTTGATACGATTGCCGTGGCATTAGGAAAGATATTTTCATAA
- a CDS encoding DUF433 domain-containing protein, whose product MKKKLIISDPAVMMGKPIIAGTRITVELILDKLAAGETIEQILDAHPRLTRDAIQAALSFAADSLRDEVVYPIQEVA is encoded by the coding sequence ATGAAGAAAAAATTGATCATATCAGATCCTGCGGTGATGATGGGCAAACCGATCATTGCAGGGACGCGCATTACTGTTGAGCTTATTTTAGATAAACTTGCAGCTGGTGAAACTATCGAGCAAATTCTTGACGCCCACCCCCGTCTTACCCGCGATGCCATTCAAGCAGCCTTGTCGTTTGCGGCTGATTCATTACGGGATGAGGTAGTTTATCCGATTCAGGAGGTAGCTTGA